One window from the genome of Candidatus Sericytochromatia bacterium encodes:
- the glnA gene encoding type I glutamate--ammonia ligase: MTTTSERLEASIREVIAKENVRFIDLQFIDILGIVKSVTIPTSQLSDTLENGKWFDGSSVEGFARIAESDMFLKPDLSTFQVIPWTRGNNTTARIICWVYTPDGEPFVGDPRGLLKRQLEAARALGYDFNTGPELEFFLFRSNDPTAPTPLPHDRGGYFDLSTDLASHVRQDMVNALEALGIEVETSHHEVAVGQHEIDFKYSNALTSADSCVTFKYALKAIAQKYDLYCTFMAKPIFGVNGSGMHTHMSLFKDGDTAMYDPTDVYGLSKTAKHFIAGILHHARAMSAILSPTVNSYKRLVPGYEAPVYVSWARNNRSALIRVPRINPKAIKATRVELRCPDPTCNPYLAFAVMLACGLDGVKRELTPPEPVEENLYHMGQDERSNRNIENLPGSLGEALAELKKDAVIREALGDHVFERFLEAKTQEWDDYRKSVSQWELDRYLSLY; the protein is encoded by the coding sequence GTGACCACGACTTCAGAACGTTTGGAAGCCTCGATTCGTGAGGTGATCGCGAAAGAGAATGTTCGTTTTATCGACCTCCAATTCATTGACATCCTCGGCATTGTGAAGAGCGTCACGATTCCGACCTCTCAGCTGTCCGACACGCTGGAAAACGGCAAGTGGTTTGATGGAAGCTCCGTGGAGGGGTTTGCCCGCATCGCGGAGTCCGACATGTTTCTGAAGCCGGACCTGAGCACGTTCCAGGTGATCCCGTGGACGCGCGGCAACAACACCACTGCGCGCATCATTTGCTGGGTCTACACCCCTGACGGCGAGCCTTTCGTCGGCGATCCCCGCGGACTGCTCAAGCGCCAGTTGGAAGCGGCGCGCGCGCTCGGATACGACTTCAACACCGGTCCCGAACTGGAGTTTTTCCTGTTCCGCTCCAACGACCCGACGGCGCCGACGCCCTTGCCGCACGACCGGGGTGGCTATTTCGATCTCTCGACCGACCTGGCCAGTCACGTGCGCCAGGACATGGTCAACGCGCTGGAAGCCCTGGGCATCGAGGTGGAAACCAGTCACCACGAAGTCGCGGTCGGACAGCACGAGATCGACTTCAAGTACTCCAACGCGCTGACGTCGGCTGACAGTTGCGTCACCTTCAAGTATGCCCTCAAGGCCATCGCGCAGAAGTACGACCTGTACTGCACCTTCATGGCCAAGCCCATCTTCGGGGTGAACGGGTCGGGCATGCACACCCACATGAGCCTGTTCAAGGACGGCGACACGGCCATGTATGATCCGACGGATGTCTATGGCCTGTCCAAGACGGCCAAGCACTTCATCGCCGGCATTCTTCATCACGCCCGGGCGATGAGCGCGATCCTGAGCCCGACCGTCAACTCCTACAAGCGCTTGGTGCCGGGTTACGAGGCGCCCGTTTACGTGTCCTGGGCGCGGAACAATCGCTCGGCGCTGATTCGCGTGCCACGCATCAATCCCAAGGCCATCAAGGCGACGCGGGTCGAACTGCGCTGTCCCGATCCGACCTGCAATCCCTACCTGGCGTTTGCCGTGATGTTGGCTTGCGGCTTGGACGGCGTGAAGCGTGAATTGACGCCTCCGGAGCCCGTTGAGGAAAACCTCTACCACATGGGCCAGGACGAGCGCTCCAACCGCAACATTGAAAACCTGCCGGGCTCGCTGGGAGAGGCGCTGGCCGAACTGAAGAAGGATGCCGTGATCCGCGAGGCTTTGGGCGACCACGTGTTCGAACGCTTCCTGGAGGCCAAGACTCAGGAGTGGGACGACTACCGGAAGTCCGTCAGCCAGTGGGAACTTGACCGGTATCTCTCCCTGTATTGA